The sequence below is a genomic window from Spiroplasma gladiatoris.
GATTTTCTTCAACTTCATTGTAAGGAATTAGATTAACATAACCATTAATGCCTCTAATTAATTTAGCTAATTCTAAAGCATGTTCACGTCTATCATTAACATCATCAATTAAAATATACTCAAAAGTTATTCTTCTGTTAGTCATTTGAATATAATATTTTACAGCTTCTATTAGTTTTTCAATTGGGAATGCTTTATTAATAGGCATCATTGAATTTCTAATTTCATTATTTGAAGCATGTAAAGAAATTGCTAAATTAATTTGAGTTTTCATATTAGCAAATTCTATTATTTTTGGTACAACTCCACATGTTGATAAAGTTATATGTCTTGCTCCTATTTGAAAACCCTTAGGTTCATTAATGATATCTATAAATTTCATAACATTATTAAAATTATCAAATGGTTCGCCAATTCCCATTACAACAATATGACTAACTCTTGCTCTAGGACTTTCTAAATCATCTTTATACTTTTCTTTTAATAAGCAATTCATTGTAAAAATTTGTCTAACTATCTCATCTGTTTCTAAATTTCTTTCAGTTTTGATTAGGCCAGAAGCACAAAATTTACAAGCCATTTTACATCCAACTTGAGTTGTAACACAAACTGACTGTCCATACTTTTGGGGCATCAAAACAGTTTCAATTGTTCTTTTGTCATCAAGCATAAACAAAATTTTAATTGTTCCATCTTTTGATTCTTTAATAACTAAACTTGATAAAGGTTTTGCTTCAAAGTTTTGTACTAAAAAATCTCTTAAAGATTTACTCAAATTAGTCATGTTATTAAAATCTGTTTCTAATTTAACATAAATTCAATCAAATATTTGTTGTGCTGAAAACTTATTAAAATTATTATTTATTAAAATTTCTTGTAAGTCTTTTATTGAATATTTAAAAATACTATTTTTTTCCATATATATAACTCCAATAGAGATTTTAACATATTTATTGTTTTAATTTATTATGGATATTTGCAATTATTTTTTTATTCTTTTTTTTATGATTAAACAAATCGCTACTAAAAGTATAATCACTCCAGGAACAACAATAGAAGGAATTAATATTTTTTTAATATCTGTTTTTTCTTCCTTAGTTTTTTTATTTGTCTCATCATTAGATTCTTTAGGTTCATCTTTGTTGCTTTCTGTTTCATTTGGATTATCTTGGTCTTGATTTTTATAAACAAACTTTATAGGTTCATTTCTACCTGTTCTTGTGAAAAGATTTAAACGTGTTAAAATATTTTTATTTAGGTTAACAATAAGTTTGTTATTTTCTTTTTTATATGTTGTTTTAATTTGAGAAAGATCTACATAGTATTTGTTTAAGTCAATTGTATAAGTTTTTAAATCATCAGCTTCAATTTCTTGGACTGGTGAGTTTTTAAATTTATCAAATGTGTAGAAATCATAATATCATTTTTTACTTTGATAGTTAATAGTGGCTTTTACTTTTTTTTCTACTTCTGAACGATAATAAATTTTTCCTTTACTATAAACTAAATCACTATCATCTACATTAACAATAACTTTACTTAAATCAATTTTATCAACATTATAAAAACCAACATCTAATGATTCGCTTGAATTACTAATAAAAAAATTATTTATAAAAAACTCTTCAATATCTTGTGCTAAACAATTTATAGTTACTTCAATTTGAATTTTCAAGTTATCAGATATAAATTTAAATTTAAAAGAACCTGATTCTTTTGCGTAGACACTAAAGTTTTTTCCTTCAACTTTAACTTCAATTTCTTTATTTAAATTTATTACAGTTACTTTGTCTTCTGAGTGAAGTTTGTCAAATACATATTCATTTAAAGAACCTTTATAAACATCATATTCTTTTTTATTTAATTCAAATCCATAGTCTGAATTTGACATATCAACTTCTAATGTTGTTGGCAATAATGAGTTACTTGCATAAAAAGTAACTTTTTCTAACTTATCACTTTTTGCTTTAATTAAATATTTATTTTTGTCATATTTAATAACTTCTACTCCAGATGTGTTTTTAAAATAAATATTTTTTAATTCATTTGCATTTTCTATATAAATAACTTTTTCATCTCCATGTGATAATTGAATAAAATTATCACTTAAAATAATATTTTTGAATTCAATTTCATTATCAGAGACTGGACTTTCTTTTAAAGTTTTTAATACTGTTGAGTTTTTTGAAACGTGGAATCTTGTGTATTTAACTTCATCAAAGCTATTTATTTTTGTATTTTTACCATTAGATGTACAATAAGAGTTATAACTAACACTTAAATCATATAGTTTTTCATTATCTTTATTTTTTATAATGAACGGGAGTGTAGATACTCCAATACCTTCTTTATTAATAATTGATTTTAGTTTTATTTCCTCAGGACTGTTTTTAATTAATTTACTTTTAAACGTAGTAAAGTCAAAATTATAACCATTTTCTAACAAATGCTTTAAGCTAGTCATTGAACGCTCATAATCACTAAAAAAAGAAAATAAGCGCATAGCATTGTATCCATTAATCTGATCAACAATAGTTATTTTAACCATCCGATTGTCACTTTTTCTTCTTAAAAATAAATTAACTCGTTGAAACTCTTTAAAATTAGCACCTGTGTCTATGTAAGAATAGTCGACAAAATTATAATTATAGTATTTATAATATTTGCCAAGTTTTCCACCCTTGTGTTCTCAGTTTAAATATACTTTTTGATTAGAAAATCACCCTTCTTCTAAATTTCATAAATCATATTCATTAATATCTGCTTTTATATCTTTATCGCTTGTTATAAACCTTAGTTTTAAAGTTTCTAAAAATAGAGAGCTTAATAATGGATCTAGAAATTTAGTTCCATTATTAACCGCACTTATTTCTCTTTCGTATTTATAAGTTCCCGAAATAGTTAGTCCTTTTTTTTCTTTTGATTCTCTAGTGACAGTTAAGTTTATTGAGTATTGAGTATATTGAAAAACATAATCGTTAAATAAAGAAGCTTCATATAAAACATTTTTATATACTTGTTGTTTTTTTAAATCAACATCAAATGTGTAATCCTTATTTGCTAATGCTATATCTTCTATATCTATAACTCCATTGCTATCTGCATATTTTGTTATAGATATAAATTCTGAACTTAATTCCGAGAACTCAAAATAAGGTTCTAAACTATTAACACCTAAATCACTTAAAGAAATAAAGACATTAAAATCTCGTTTGGCGTAATAAGTATTACCATCAAAGTTAATCTCGTTATCTTCTTTAAGTCTACTATTGTTATATATACTTGTTACAAGTTGTTTTGGTTTTACAATAATTTCTTTTTCATAAGTACCATTTTGTAATTTTGTTTCCTTATTTTTATAAGTATGATCATATTTATAACGTTTATCGTTACTTACTATTGAATTAATATTATTAGTAGTTGATAAGTTTTTATCTTTTTTATTTGATGTAAACCCAAAAGCGAGTGATGCACCAAAAAACATTACTAAAGTAATTACTAATCTTTTAAGTTTTTTCATATTTCCTCCCTTAAATAAAATCGAAGAAAAAATTATAAATATGTCGTTAAATTATAAAAAAATGAAAAGAATAACTTTTCATTTTTTACATATCTATTTTTTTAACTTTGCTATATAAAACCCGTTGTTGTTTCCTTCGAATCCAAAAAATTGTTGTTGATATTCTAAATTTATATCAGGATAACTGCGAAGTAATTTTTCAATTTGATTTTGATTTTCTTTTTTATTAATTGTACAAGTTGAATAAACTAGAATACCTTTTTTATCTAAACTTTCAACCGCTTTTTTTAGTAAGTCGTATTGTAAGTCGTAAAGTTCTTGCATTTCTTGGTCACTATATTTTTTTAATTTTATTTCAGGTTTTCTTTTAAAAACTCCAAATCCCGAACAAGGTGCATCAAGCAAAATTCTATTATAAGTCTTATTAATATTTAAGGCACTCGTGAAGTTTAAATTTACATTACTAATTTGCAGTCTTTTTAAATTTTGATTAATGATTTTTTCTTTACTTTTATTTATTTCATAACCATCTACTAGATTATTTTTATTTATAAATGTTGCTATATAAGTTAATTTACCCCCAGGAGCACAACACATATCAAGGACTTTAGAGTTTTTTTTAACTTCTAATAATTCAACTGCAAGAATACTTGTCTCATCTTGAATAAAAATTAGTCCTTGTTCAAACTCTTTTGTTTTAATTATATTTTTATTTGTTAAATATCCATTATTTACAATATTCGATTTTTGCAAATCTC
It includes:
- the rlmN gene encoding 23S rRNA (adenine(2503)-C(2))-methyltransferase RlmN, with amino-acid sequence MEKNSIFKYSIKDLQEILINNNFNKFSAQQIFDWIYVKLETDFNNMTNLSKSLRDFLVQNFEAKPLSSLVIKESKDGTIKILFMLDDKRTIETVLMPQKYGQSVCVTTQVGCKMACKFCASGLIKTERNLETDEIVRQIFTMNCLLKEKYKDDLESPRARVSHIVVMGIGEPFDNFNNVMKFIDIINEPKGFQIGARHITLSTCGVVPKIIEFANMKTQINLAISLHASNNEIRNSMMPINKAFPIEKLIEAVKYYIQMTNRRITFEYILIDDVNDRREHALELAKLIRGINGYVNLIPYNEVEENPYKKSKKVDEFFKVLKKEGINAIVRKEFGADIDAACGQLRAKREGVIKNEI
- the rsmB gene encoding 16S rRNA (cytosine(967)-C(5))-methyltransferase RsmB translates to MNSREQALNILYKVIKEQKHANKMLNELSKSKAMSSSDIAFIYKLVYGTIQYKIYLEYVVNKIINPLKTDYKIQVLLWMNLYQIKFLKTSIYSVTNEAVELTKKINSNLSGLVNVVSKKLQDTKLWEVNIKNKQNITPLEMGFPFWLYKQIQKDYSTEVANKIVNISNEQCNFSFRVNLKLITQKEFEKKYMQEWDLQKSNIVNNGYLTNKNIIKTKEFEQGLIFIQDETSILAVELLEVKKNSKVLDMCCAPGGKLTYIATFINKNNLVDGYEINKSKEKIINQNLKRLQISNVNLNFTSALNINKTYNRILLDAPCSGFGVFKRKPEIKLKKYSDQEMQELYDLQYDLLKKAVESLDKKGILVYSTCTINKKENQNQIEKLLRSYPDINLEYQQQFFGFEGNNNGFYIAKLKK